Proteins found in one Lycium ferocissimum isolate CSIRO_LF1 chromosome 6, AGI_CSIRO_Lferr_CH_V1, whole genome shotgun sequence genomic segment:
- the LOC132059758 gene encoding spermidine synthase 1, which yields MANESSASELILPVKRAREEEEKMEEVNNNNESPYISSILPGWFSEISPLWPGEAHSLKVEKILFQGKSDYQNIMVFQSSTYGKVLILDGVIQLTERDECAYQEMITHLPLCSIPNPKKVLVIGGGDGGVLREVSRHSSVEQIDICEIDKMVIDVSKQFFPNVAIGYEDPRVKLHVGDGVAFLKNVPEGTYDAVIVDSSDPIGPAQELFEKPFFESVARALRPGGVVCTQAESIWLHMHIIEDIVANCCQIFKGSVNYAWTTVPTYPSGVIGFMLCSTEGPAVDFKNPINPIDADDSHTKTRGPLKFYNSEIHSASFCLPSFAKRVIESKAK from the exons ATGGCAAACGAGAGCAGCGCGAGTGAATTAATATTGCCTGTGAAGAGAGCaagggaggaggaggagaaaatGGAGGAAGTCAATAATAACAATGAATCACCCTACATTTCTTCTATCTTGCCTGGATGGTTCTCTGAGATTAGCCCGCTTTGGCCTG GGGAAGCACACTCATTGAAGGTTGAAAAGATATTATTTCAGGGGAAGTCAGATTACCAAAATATCATGGTTTTTCAG TCATCAACTTATGGAAAGGTGCTTATTTTGGATGGTGTGATACAACTCACAGAGCGGGATGAATGTGCTTACCAAGAAATGATCACTCATCTCCCACTTTGCTCAATTCCAAACCCCAAAAAG GTGTTGGTTATTGGAGGAGGTGATGGTGGTGTCTTGCGTGAGGTGTCTCGGCATTCTTCTGTTGAACAGATAGACATATGTGAGATTGACAAGATGGTAATTGAT gtTTCTAAACAATTTTTCCCTAATGTAGCTATAGGATATGAGGATCCCCGAGTTAAACTCCATGTTGGTGATG GAGTTgcatttttgaaaaatgttccAGAAGGAACTTATGATGCAGTAATAGTGGATTCCTCTGACCCTATAG GTCCAGCCCAAGAGTTGTTCGAAAAGCCTTTCTTTGAATCCGTAGCAAGGGCTCTGCGTCCTGGAGGTGTGGTCTGTACGCAGGCGGAGAGCATATGGCTTCACATGCACATAATTGAAGATATTGTGGCAAACTGCTGCCAGATCTTCAAAGGTTCAGTCAACTATGCCTGGACCACTGTTCCTACTTATCCAAG TGGTGTTATTGGTTTCATGCTTTGCTCTACTGAGGGACCTGCGGTTGATTTCAAGAATCCAATTAACCCCATTGATGCTGATGATAGCCACACCAAAACTAGAGGACCCTTAAAGTTCTACAACTCTGAG ATTCACTCTGCATCGTTCTGTTTGCCATCTTTCGCGAAGAGGGTGATTGAATCCAAAGCAAAATGA